A DNA window from Pseudarthrobacter sp. W1I19 contains the following coding sequences:
- a CDS encoding MFS transporter yields MRARPAATRNAQDHAVRFGFAFIGVLLIAVNLRVSFVSVGPVLANISGDLDLTSAAAGFLTGLPLIAFAAFSPVAPAFASRLGLDRALWMSLLILASGIVLRSLPVPGLIWAGTAVIGLAIAFLNVLLPSLVKRDFPMRVSKLTGSYTATQAAVAAIGAAVVVPVAQTSPAGWRLALGIWVGLAFIAMAVLLPWLRRHSSGAVNAARPAVSYRSPWASALGWQVTIFMGLQSIAFYVLMAWLPTIEQSRGVPAATAGIHLSVFLLVSVFASLGAGGILHRGSDQRLVSFASGAVMVVTFLGLAIAPDLILMWVVLGALGCGSLIVIALSLFSLRTVNHPQAASLSGMAQSIGYGLAAVGPVMFGGLRDLSGDWTLPLLVTAGIMAVLAMTGVLAGRNRVISAST; encoded by the coding sequence ATGCGCGCCAGGCCCGCTGCCACCCGGAACGCACAAGACCACGCCGTCAGGTTCGGCTTCGCCTTCATCGGCGTTTTGCTCATCGCCGTCAACCTTCGGGTGTCCTTTGTCAGCGTGGGTCCGGTGCTCGCCAACATCAGCGGCGATCTTGACCTGACAAGTGCTGCAGCAGGGTTCCTGACGGGGCTTCCGCTCATTGCTTTCGCAGCCTTCTCACCCGTGGCGCCCGCCTTCGCTTCCCGCCTGGGCCTCGACCGTGCGCTGTGGATGTCCCTGCTGATCCTGGCCTCGGGCATCGTGCTCCGCTCCCTGCCTGTGCCCGGCCTGATCTGGGCGGGCACGGCAGTGATCGGTCTGGCCATCGCGTTCCTCAATGTCCTGTTGCCCTCCCTCGTCAAGCGCGACTTTCCCATGAGGGTCAGTAAATTGACCGGGAGCTACACCGCCACCCAGGCCGCCGTCGCCGCCATAGGCGCCGCCGTCGTCGTGCCCGTGGCGCAAACCTCCCCCGCGGGATGGCGGCTTGCCCTCGGTATCTGGGTGGGACTTGCCTTCATCGCCATGGCGGTGCTCCTGCCATGGCTCCGCCGGCACAGCTCCGGCGCTGTGAACGCCGCCAGGCCGGCGGTCTCCTACCGGTCGCCTTGGGCATCAGCCTTGGGCTGGCAGGTGACCATCTTCATGGGACTTCAGTCGATCGCCTTCTACGTCCTGATGGCCTGGCTGCCAACCATCGAACAAAGTCGCGGCGTGCCGGCCGCTACCGCCGGAATCCATCTGTCCGTTTTCCTGCTCGTCAGCGTTTTCGCGAGCCTCGGGGCAGGCGGAATTCTTCACCGCGGCTCGGACCAGCGGCTTGTTTCCTTCGCCAGCGGAGCGGTGATGGTTGTGACGTTCCTGGGCCTGGCGATCGCGCCGGACCTTATTCTGATGTGGGTTGTTCTGGGGGCACTCGGATGCGGAAGCCTCATTGTCATTGCCCTGTCGCTGTTCAGCCTCCGGACCGTGAACCATCCGCAGGCGGCATCGTTGTCCGGCATGGCCCAGTCCATTGGTTATGGCCTCGCTGCCGTTGGGCCGGTGATGTTCGGCGGGCTTCGCGATCTGAGCGGAGATTGGACGCTTCCGCTCCTGGTCACCGCGGGGATCATGGCGGTCCTCGCCATGACGGGTGTGCTCGCGGGGCGGAACCGGGTGATCAGTGCGTCGACATGA
- the glyA gene encoding serine hydroxymethyltransferase → MVEQLNERLSAVDPEVQQAIARELVRQQSTLEMIASENFAPSAVMEAQGSVLTNKYAEGYPGKRYYGGCEHVDVVEQLAIDRVKALFGAEFANVQPHSGAQANAAAMFALLNPGDTIMGLSLAHGGHLTHGMKINFSGKLYNVVPYHVSESDLRIDMAEVEALALEHRPKLIVAGWSAYSRQLDFAEFRRIADLVDAYLMVDMAHFAGLVAAGLHPNPVPYADVVTTTTHKTLGGPRGGVILAKEQYGKKINSAVFPGQQGGPLEHVIAAKAVAFKLAASPEFKERQERVLQGSKLLAERLLRDDVAAAGISVVNGGTDVHLVLVDLRNSELDGQQAEDALHRIGITVNRNAVPFDPRPPMVSSGLRIGTPALATRGFGATEFAEVADIIATALIAAAGNGTIGDATVVELRARVTALAEQFPLYPHLSEGSDVAAFEEDLIGATK, encoded by the coding sequence GTGGTTGAGCAGTTGAACGAGCGACTTTCCGCAGTCGATCCCGAAGTCCAGCAGGCCATTGCGCGGGAGCTGGTGCGCCAGCAGTCCACGCTGGAAATGATCGCCTCCGAGAATTTCGCCCCGTCCGCCGTGATGGAGGCTCAGGGATCGGTCCTCACCAACAAGTACGCCGAGGGCTACCCGGGCAAGCGTTACTACGGCGGCTGCGAGCACGTGGATGTTGTTGAGCAACTGGCCATCGACCGGGTCAAGGCGCTGTTCGGCGCAGAATTCGCCAACGTGCAGCCGCACTCCGGCGCCCAGGCCAACGCTGCCGCCATGTTCGCCCTGCTGAACCCGGGCGACACCATCATGGGCCTGAGCCTGGCCCACGGCGGCCACCTGACGCACGGCATGAAGATCAACTTCTCCGGCAAGCTCTACAACGTGGTCCCGTACCACGTGAGCGAATCCGACCTCCGCATCGATATGGCCGAGGTGGAGGCGCTGGCCCTGGAGCACCGTCCCAAGCTGATCGTTGCCGGCTGGTCCGCCTACTCCCGCCAGCTGGACTTCGCCGAGTTCCGCCGCATCGCCGATCTGGTGGACGCCTACCTCATGGTGGACATGGCGCACTTCGCCGGCCTGGTTGCGGCTGGCCTGCACCCCAACCCGGTCCCGTACGCAGACGTTGTCACCACCACCACGCACAAAACCCTGGGCGGCCCCCGCGGTGGCGTCATCCTTGCCAAGGAGCAGTACGGCAAGAAAATCAACAGCGCCGTGTTCCCTGGCCAGCAGGGCGGTCCGCTGGAGCACGTGATCGCCGCCAAGGCCGTGGCCTTCAAGCTCGCGGCCTCCCCCGAATTCAAGGAGCGCCAGGAGCGCGTCCTGCAGGGATCCAAGCTTCTCGCCGAACGGCTCCTCCGCGACGACGTTGCCGCAGCAGGAATCTCCGTAGTCAACGGCGGCACCGACGTCCACCTGGTCCTCGTGGACCTCCGCAACTCCGAGCTGGACGGACAGCAGGCCGAAGACGCCCTGCACCGCATCGGCATCACCGTGAACCGCAACGCCGTGCCCTTCGACCCCCGTCCCCCGATGGTCTCCTCCGGCCTGAGGATCGGGACGCCCGCGCTGGCCACCCGCGGCTTCGGCGCCACCGAGTTCGCTGAAGTTGCGGACATCATCGCGACGGCGCTCATCGCCGCTGCGGGCAACGGCACCATTGGTGACGCCACCGTCGTCGAACTCCGCGCACGCGTCACGGCCCTTGCCGAACAGTTCCCCCTGTACCCC
- a CDS encoding LacI family DNA-binding transcriptional regulator — translation MSSMENSSGEAAPAARSRRTPERAHPVTLREVAEAAGVSTATVSLVVNKKKSARIAEETRQRVKDAIRTLGYRPNAMAKTLVSGTSRFIGLVADGVATTPFAGQIIHGAQDEAWKHGYALLIANTEGNGELEQDAIQMMLEYKVRGILYSTWFHRQTEIPAPLREADFVLVNCFSHEPGARAVVPDEVQGGRSATEILLRHGHRRIAFINATIPAPAKDGRLQGYREALEEAGVPFDPELVMEAYPDQEGGYGATGALLQREVTAVYCYNDRMAMGLYDGLRERGLSIPDDIAVVGFDNQEVIAAHLRPPLSTVSLPHYELGAAGVRMLLELEGAPEMAADGVAKMHCPAVERTSVKAQARA, via the coding sequence ATGAGTTCAATGGAGAATAGTTCAGGGGAGGCGGCGCCTGCTGCCCGCTCCCGGCGGACCCCGGAACGCGCCCATCCTGTCACCCTGCGGGAGGTTGCCGAAGCTGCCGGCGTTTCCACGGCCACCGTCTCACTGGTGGTCAACAAGAAAAAAAGCGCCCGGATCGCCGAAGAGACCCGGCAGCGCGTCAAGGATGCCATCCGGACCCTCGGCTACCGGCCGAATGCCATGGCCAAGACCTTGGTCAGCGGAACCTCACGGTTCATCGGGCTGGTGGCCGACGGCGTTGCCACCACCCCCTTTGCCGGCCAGATCATCCATGGCGCCCAGGATGAGGCATGGAAGCACGGCTACGCCCTCCTGATCGCCAACACCGAGGGCAACGGCGAGCTGGAGCAGGACGCCATCCAGATGATGCTCGAGTACAAAGTGCGCGGCATCCTCTACTCCACCTGGTTCCACCGGCAGACCGAAATCCCCGCACCGCTGCGGGAAGCGGACTTCGTCCTGGTGAACTGCTTTTCCCATGAGCCGGGAGCCCGGGCCGTGGTTCCGGACGAGGTCCAGGGCGGACGCTCAGCCACGGAGATCCTGCTGCGGCACGGCCACCGGCGGATTGCCTTCATCAACGCCACCATTCCCGCCCCGGCCAAGGACGGCCGGCTCCAGGGGTACCGCGAGGCACTTGAGGAAGCGGGGGTTCCGTTCGATCCCGAGCTGGTGATGGAAGCGTATCCGGACCAGGAAGGCGGATACGGGGCCACCGGGGCGCTCCTCCAGCGTGAGGTCACGGCGGTGTACTGCTACAACGACCGGATGGCGATGGGCCTTTACGACGGTCTACGGGAACGCGGCTTGTCGATTCCTGACGACATCGCCGTGGTGGGATTCGACAACCAGGAAGTCATCGCCGCGCACCTGCGGCCCCCGCTGTCCACGGTGTCCCTGCCCCACTACGAACTGGGCGCGGCGGGGGTGCGGATGCTGCTGGAGCTCGAGGGGGCACCAGAGATGGCGGCCGACGGTGTGGCGAAGATGCATTGTCCCGCAGTGGAACGGACGTCAGTCAAGGCCCAGGCGCGGGCCTGA
- a CDS encoding GntR family transcriptional regulator codes for MNALLALTPAEEEAPSQAEAAYRQLRDKLIMLEIRPGEPINDGQLAAELGFGRTPVREAIKRLEVDHLVISYPRRGTFATNVDFTELADVSEIRELLEPLAARRAADRASESMRRELLQVADAIASIDPGAGESRDLMRYDLMVHRLIYKAAANPHLEDTLIRYDNLATRIWCVVLDKVPSVTGHITEHVDLLKAVADGDADKAGELALHHVTSFEETIRKIL; via the coding sequence TTGAATGCACTTCTTGCCCTGACACCGGCGGAGGAGGAAGCGCCGTCGCAGGCGGAGGCCGCTTACCGGCAGCTGCGCGACAAGCTGATCATGCTGGAAATCCGTCCCGGTGAGCCGATCAATGACGGCCAGCTGGCCGCCGAGCTCGGCTTTGGCCGTACTCCCGTGCGCGAAGCGATCAAGCGGCTTGAGGTGGACCATCTGGTGATTTCATATCCCCGCCGGGGGACTTTTGCCACCAACGTGGACTTTACGGAGCTGGCTGACGTGTCCGAGATCCGGGAGCTGCTGGAGCCACTCGCGGCGCGCCGCGCGGCGGACAGGGCCAGCGAAAGCATGCGCCGGGAACTGCTGCAGGTGGCCGATGCCATTGCAAGCATCGATCCCGGCGCCGGCGAATCACGCGACCTGATGCGCTACGACCTGATGGTGCACCGGCTGATCTACAAGGCCGCAGCCAACCCGCACCTGGAAGACACGCTGATCCGCTACGACAACCTCGCCACCCGAATCTGGTGCGTGGTGCTGGACAAGGTGCCCTCCGTGACCGGCCACATTACCGAGCACGTGGACCTGCTCAAGGCGGTGGCCGACGGCGACGCGGACAAGGCAGGGGAGCTGGCCTTGCACCACGTCACCAGCTTCGAGGAAACCATCCGGAAGATTCTCTAG